The Desulfuromonadales bacterium genome segment GTTTTCCCCGACAAGCCGCTCACCCGCAAACCTGCCGAAACTCGTATGGGTAAGGGGAAGGGTTCGCCGGACAGTTGGGTCGCTGTGGTTCGCCCCGGCCTGATGCTTTACGAAATGCAGGGAGTTGAAGAGGAAGTGGCCCGCGAGGCGCTACGCCTTGCTGCACACAAACTCCCCATGAAGACCAAATTCGTGATCAGGGAGGAGGCGGGCCATGAAGGCTGAAGAAATCAAGGACCTCAACATCGAGGAACTGCAGAAGAAGGCGCAGGAGCTCAACCAGGAACTGTTTAACCTGCGTTTCCAGTTGCACACCGGCCATCTGGAAAATACCTCCCGAATTACCCAGGCCAGAAAAGATATTGCCCGGGTGCAGACGGTTCTGCGGCAGAAACAGGGATAAAGAGGATTACGAGGACGGATATGGCGACTGAGCGTGGCAATCGGAAAACCCGAGTCGGGATTGTGGTCAGCGATAAGATGGACAAGACCGTGGTGGTCAACGTCGATCAACTGGTCATGCATCCTGTTTACAAGAAATACATCAAGCGCCGTGTGAAGTGCAAGGCACACGACGAGCAGAACAGTTGTGCTGTTGGCGACAAGGTGCTGATCGTGGAGACCAGGCCGCTGTCCAGGGACAAGCGGTGGAGAGTCCGCGAAATTTTGGAAAAAAACGTAACCGTTTAGGAGATACGTATCATGATTCAGATGCAGACGATGCTTGATGTCGCAGACAACTCCGGTGCTCGGAGACTTTGCTGCATCAAGGTGCTCGGCGGCTCCAAACGGAAATACGCCGGCCTTGGGGATATCATCATCTGCTCCGTCAAGGAGGCTCTCCCCAATTCCAAGGTCAAAAAGGGTGATGTGGTACGTGCTGTGATCGTCCGGACCGCCAAGGAGGTCCCTCGTCCCGATGGCTCGTACATCCGGTTCGACAACAACTCCGCCGTCGTGGTCAACCCTGCCGGTGAGCCCGTCGGAACCCGTATTTTCGGACCCGTCGCCCGTGAACTTCGTGCCCGTAAGTTCATGAAGATCGTTTCGCTGGCGCCTGAAGTTCTTTAATACAGCAACAGGGAGATAGGTTACAATGGCGAGCAATAAGCTTCATGTCAAAAAAAATGACATGGTGATGATCATAGCGGGAAAGGATAAGGGGAAGACGGGCAAGATCATGCGCGTTCTGGCCGACAAGGG includes the following:
- the rplP gene encoding 50S ribosomal protein L16, with the protein product MLMPKKVKHRKQFKGRMTGAATGGTALNFGDFGLQALECGWLSSRQIEAARRAMTRYVKRGGKIWIRVFPDKPLTRKPAETRMGKGKGSPDSWVAVVRPGLMLYEMQGVEEEVAREALRLAAHKLPMKTKFVIREEAGHEG
- the rpmC gene encoding 50S ribosomal protein L29, with amino-acid sequence MKAEEIKDLNIEELQKKAQELNQELFNLRFQLHTGHLENTSRITQARKDIARVQTVLRQKQG
- the rpsQ gene encoding 30S ribosomal protein S17, whose amino-acid sequence is MATERGNRKTRVGIVVSDKMDKTVVVNVDQLVMHPVYKKYIKRRVKCKAHDEQNSCAVGDKVLIVETRPLSRDKRWRVREILEKNVTV
- the rplN gene encoding 50S ribosomal protein L14 — translated: MIQMQTMLDVADNSGARRLCCIKVLGGSKRKYAGLGDIIICSVKEALPNSKVKKGDVVRAVIVRTAKEVPRPDGSYIRFDNNSAVVVNPAGEPVGTRIFGPVARELRARKFMKIVSLAPEVL